The following DNA comes from Mycolicibacterium lutetiense.
ACCGGTTCGGTCGCGGTGGGCGCCGTCATCCGGATCATCGGTGCCGCGGTTGCCACCCCGGGAACCTTGGCGACGTCGGCCGCCACCGACTCGGGGAATCCCGCGTCGGTGACGCCCGAGACCTCCAGCGCGGCGATGCCGGCGACGCCGTCCGCGAGGCGGTTGACCGATCCGGTGATCGACCCGAAGATGCCGAGGATCGCGACGAGATACATTGCCGACACGGCCATTACGGCGATCGAGGCGAGGGTACGCCGCCGGTGCACGATGAGCTCACGCAGGCTGAATACTCGGAGCCGACTTGCCGCGGCCGCGAGTTTCACCCCGGGACCACCGACATCTCGTCGGAGCCGAGCCGGCCGTCCTGCAGGGTGATCACCCGGTCGGTGGCCGCCGCGGCCTCGGCGTTGTGGGTCACCATCACCACCAGCCGACCGAGCCCTTCTTCGTGTGCGACCTCGCCGAGCAGGGTCAAGATCGCCGCACCCGTCGTCGAATCCAGGTTGCCGGTCGGTTCGTCGGCGAGGATCAGCGGCGGGTCCATCATCATGGCCCGGGCCACCGCGACGCGTTGCATCTGGCCACCAGACAGTTCGGACGGCCGGTGCTCGGTCCGATTGCTCAGGCCGACCCGGTCCAATAGTTCCACGGCCTGCGGTTTGACCTTGCCCAACCGGACCCCGTCGAGCAGCTTCGGAACGGCCACGTTCTCCCAGGCCGACAGGGTTGGCAGCAGGTTGAAGAACTGGAAGACGAAGCCCACCCGGTGGTGGCGGAACGCCGACTGTTGCTCGTCGCCGAGACGCCCGATCTCCTCGCCGTCAAACGTGATCGAGCCGGAATCGGGGGAGTCCAGCGCGCCCAGCAGATGCAGCAGCGTGCTCTTACCTGCACCGGACGGTCCGATGATCGATACGAACTGCCCGCCGTTCAGCTGGAGGCTGATCTCGTCGAGAGCGCGCACGATCTGACCGCCGACCTTGTACTCGCGCACCACGTCGCGCAGTTCGATGGCCAGTTCGGGCATCGCAGCCTCCCGGGAGTCGGGATATGCGCAGCCTACGCCGGGCGTCAGCCGCCCAAGGTGTTTGCGAGGCGTTGGCAGAAACTCGCAGGCGACCTCAGACTCGCGGCGCTAAGGAGGCGACCAACCGGGCTTTCTGGTCGGTGGCCGGGATGATGCGGGGATTGGTCAGTTGGTAGTGCCGGCCGCGATGCCTCACCTCGGCCGTTCCGGCGGCCCGGACATTGCGCACCCAATCGGAATGCTCGCCGTAGTTCAGCACCACCGAGACCGACTTGTTGTCGACGAACACCATGACCGGGGTCCGGTACGGCTTGCCCGACATGCGGCCGGTGTGCTCGATGACCGCCATGTACGGCAGCCACGGCGCCCAGAGCCGTTGCAGCGGATTGGTGACGTACTTGTTGATGTGGGCGATCACCCGCATCGCCCGTGGTCCAAGTGTTGCCGCGATCCGTTCGGCAACTACGGCAATCGAATTCGCGATACTGCTCGGCATATGCGGCCCCCGTCGCTGTCCCACCCCTGGGACTCATTCAACCAAGTGCACCCCCGGGTGCGCGAGTGTGCGGGGCCTTGAGGCCACCTCCGTTCAGCCGAACACCCGGCGCTCGAAGCGCCGGTGCCGCACCGCCATCAGCTTGATCAGCGCCAGTAGGACCGGGCTGACTTCGTCGGCCAGCGCGGCCCGCTCGTCATCGGTCATCACCGCCAGCGTGCGTGGCCCGTTGAAGGACAACCGTCCGCCTCGTTGAGCGGCCTTCTCGACCATGGCCCAGTTGGCAACCGAGACGTGCCGCCGGATCACCGGGAACAAAGCGCGCTCCTCGTCGGCGATGTGATCGCGCAGCATGGTGTGCAGCTCTTGGAGTGCGGCCTTCAGCGGGATCGCGGAAATGTCGTGGCCGCCGGACTGCCGAAACGAATTGGCCAAGGCAAGTATCCCGTCCAGACGAGGATCGAGCGCCGTGTGGTCTTCGGTCAACTCGGTCAGGTCCACGTCGTTCCCGGCGGAGGCTTTGATCACCGGCCACAACACCTGGTCCTCGAGCCTGTGATGGTGGTGGATGGAGTCGCACAACAGATCGACATACCGCGCCAGTGCCTGCGCGCGGTTGGGCGCGCACAGGATGCGGCCTTCGGCGATGTCCTCGGTCAACTCTGCGACCCGGCCGACATCGGTGATCATTGCGCGGTGGGCCAGGGTGATGCCCAGAAGATCGGGTGCGGGGTCGCCGTCGTGGCGTGGCGTGACCCGAATGGATGTTGTCGGCTGAGTGGGGCTTTCCATGCGTCTACCGTGACGGGTGGCACTTGCGGCGGACTTGGCTTCGGCTTGTTGAGGGGGACCCATTCGGTGGTCCAGTCGCTATGCGGCTTGGGGTTGGTGGGTCGTGGTCCACTGTAGGACGAACTCGGCTGGGGTGAGTCCGCGGTGGGCCGAATGCGGTCGGTTGGCGTTGTAGTCGATCCTCCAGTCTTCGATGATGACCCGGGCTTCGCGTAGGGAGTCGAAGCGCCAGGAGTTGAGCAGCTCGTCGCGCAGTCGACCGTTGAACGACTCGATCCAAGCGTTCTGCCAAGGCGATCCGGGATCGATGAACAGCGAGCCGGTGCCGTTGAACCGGCTCCAGTCGTTGACGGCGTGAGCGACGAACTCGGGCCCGTTGTCGAACCGCACGTAGGTCGGCGCCCCATGTATCAGGGCCAGGCGGTCGAGGACGTCCACGACGCCGTCAGCGTTGATGGAACGGTCGACCTCGATCGCCAGGGCCTCGCGGGTGAACTCGTCAATGATGTTGAGCATCTTCAATGTTCGGCCGTCGGCAGTAGTGTCGAACTGGAAGTCCATCGCCCAGATCACATTCGGCCGGATCGGGCACATCGCCCCGACCGCGGTCCCGATACCGGTCAGGCGTTTCTTCCTGCGCCGCTGAGGAACTCGTAGCCCCTCCTCACGCCACAGCCGCCGGACGCGCTTGTTGTTAACCTGCCAGCCCGCTTTTCGCGCTGCAATCGCCGCTCGTCGCCAGCCCCAGCGGGGCCGGTCGGTGGAGAATGTACGCAGCCAGGCCCGTAGCTCGGCCTCCTCGTCGGTGATCGGTGCTGGTTGCAGACGCATCGTGGACCGATGCAGGCCCACCACCGCACACGCCCGGCGCTCAGAGACCCCGAACCGCTGACGCAGCACCGCAACGGCACTGCGCTTGCGGTTCGGGGTCAGAAGTTTCCCGCCGAAATCTCCTTGAGCATGTCGATGTCGAGAGCCTGGTTGGCGACCAGCTTCTTGAGCCGAGCGTTCTCGGCCTCCAGCTCTTTTGAGGTTCCCCAGAAGTAGTGGACATCTGAGATAGCGGGACGGTGGTCCCCTTGGAAGGATGTTCGTATGTCTGGTCGTCGGCGTTCGTTTACCCCGGAGTACCGGGTGGAGGCCGCGCATCGGGTGATCGATTCGAATCGGCCGGTGGCTGAGGTTGCCCTGGAGCTGAATCTGCATGAGAACCTGCTGCATAAGTGGGTGAGCCAGGAGCGGCGACGGATGGCCGCCGCCGAAGGCGGCGGGGTTGCCGATCCTGGTGATGGGCAATCGCTTTCACCGGATGAACGTGCTGAGTTGGTACGGCTGCGGGTGAAGGTCACCGAGCAGGCAAAGGACATCGCGTTCCTGGAAAAAGCCTCGGCGTACTTTGCGGGCAAGCATCTAAAGTGAGCCGGTTTGAGCTCATGGCCGCAGAGTGCGCCTCCCACGACGTGACCCGCATGGCCCAGCTGCTGGGGGTGTCCACCTCGGGCTACTACAAGCATCGGTACCGGCTGTCGGCCAGTGAGCCGACGCCACGGGTCCAACGACGCCGGGATCTGGAAGTCAAGATCTTGACCCACCACAAGGACTCCGGCGGCACCTACGGCTCGCCGCGGATCACCGCTGATCTGCACGACGCCGGAGAACGGGTATCGGTCAACACCGTCGCAACGATCATGGCCGACCTGGGCATCGAGGGCATCAGCCCACGCACCTTCAAAACGACCACGGTCGTCGATCCTTGTGCGTCGTTCCCGCCTGATCTGGTCGGCCGCCGGTTTGACCAGGGTCGTATAGATGCGGTGTGGTCCTCCGACATCACCTACCTGAGCTGCGGGGAAGGCGACATGTACCTGTGCGCGATCCGCGATGAGCATTCGCGCCGCGTCTTGGGCTGGGCGGTCGATGACCACATGCGCACCGGGTTGGTGACCACCGCGGTGGATCGGGCGGTGTTCACCCGCGGCGGCCACGTCAAGGGCGTCATACTGCAATCGGACCGCGGCACCCAGTACACCTCCCACGATATGGCTGCCGCAGCCAGCGCCCACGGGCTGCGGCGCTCTATGGGTGCCACCGGCATCTGCTGGGATAACGCCGGCGCGGAGGCGCTGTGGTCGACGTTCAAACATGAGTACTACTACCGGCACACTTTCGCCACAATGGCTGAATTGATTGCAGCAGTTGACAATTGGATGCGATTCTACAATCATCAACGTCGGCATTCAGCGATCGGAATGCGCTCACCCATCACCTACGAGCGCAGCCTGAATGTCACCCTGGAAGCAAGCTAACCGCGTCCACTTTTCCTGGGGAACCCCATTTGAGGCGTTTGGCATCGTTGGCCTTCATACCGCCGTACTGGGCAACCCAGCGATGCCACGTCGACTCAGTGACCTCCAGATGCCGGCACACCTCGGCCAGTTCCTGGCCGGTCCCGAGCAGCTTGTTGCCCTCGGCAAGCTTGCGGATGATCTGATCCGGCGTATGCCGCCGGCGCTTGTTCGATGCCATGTCGTCGTCGATTCTTCCTGCCCAAACACTTGGGCAACAGAGTCCCACAACGACTGGACCACTACGAAGGGCTCACCTCATTGTGATGCGGGGCAATCTGGCTCAGGGCGTGGTCGGTGGCGACCTCGTGGCCAGGTACCGTGCTACCGATCGCCCCCATAGCCCAACTGGAACTGTTGGGCCGTCGGCGTTCATAGGAGTTCGTTAACGTATTGCGTTGCAATCACTCTCGTAGTTACCTGATACGCATAGATACATGTAAGTTCAGCACGATTCACGGTCGTTTTCACGGGGAAAGTACGGAGAGGCCGCAACCCTCGCTTGCTGAAACGGCAAAGAGACTTGCCACCTTGATCGAGGTATAGGCCCGAGACCCAACAGGGGGCCAGGTCGCCCTCATCGGGCGATCCACCCGCCCGCGGCGCCCGGGTGTTCGCGGCCGTGAAGCGGCGCCGCGTGCCCGGCGGGTGCTGGAGCCTTAGCGGAAGCGGACCCGCATGGATGCGCCGCTCGGTGGCGTCCTACAACTGCGTCATTTGACGCAGTTGCCGCCCCCTTCAGGGATCTTCCGACCTTTTTGCCGGCGCCGATAAAAAGCCTGGTCAGACCTTTTCATCCGATCCAGTAAAAAGGGGTCGCATTTCAAATGCGGAAGTCGGTCCGCCCGCTAGCGCCTTCAGCGAGGCAAAATCGCTGGCTCGCAGTCGGTGCCCAGTCGTACGATTGCAAACAGGTTGGGCGGTCCGTCCCTTATGGCAGGCGTGAGTCGGCCGCCGGGTAAAAAGACCATAGGGCGCTGGCGGGGACGTCAACACTAGCCCGGAAGCATCGTCAAGCCGCCCGACCCCAAACAGCAGCCAGGGAGGTGAACACTCAATATGAGCGCACTCGATGATGATCGACGCATGCGCGATCTCGCGTTCGTAGCGATCCCGTCCGCCTGGCCTGGCCTCTCACGCGATTCGCAGGAGGACGTCATTGACCTGCTGTCGACGTACGACGACCTCCTGGCGCTGCGTTACCTGATTGACTCTCCGTCTCTTGATCCCGCGATAGCCAAAGACATCCGCGACGCCCTCGCGATCACTCAGCCGAAGGCCTGACGAGGGACCCATAGAAAAAGCGGGACGCAATGCCTCCGTGAAACGAAGGGGCGCCCCGCAACACTCAGACTACCCACCCGGGAAGGCCCCAACAACACCTCCGGCTGGTCTCTCAGGGCATAGGCGGATGTGTGTGTGCCCTGGGGGGTAGGGGGGGTATGGGTTGGCCCCAGGTCCGTCGCTGTGACTGCCGTTCAGCGTGGACCTGGGGCCGTGGGCTGCTGCGTGTGCGGGAAAGGAGGACCGCACAGCGCTGCCCGGTGCCGCTGCGGTAGTGGCGCGAGGGGGCGACCAGACCTCTTCGGTGCCCTACCGCAGCGACGGTCTCTAGGTGAGGACGAACTTGCCAATGCGATCGGGGCGCGGGACGCCGTAGCCGATGCGCCAGGTGCCACGGACAGCGACCTTGACGGCCTTGAACGCTGCGGAGTGGTCGACGTCGACTTCGAGGCCGGAGACGGCTGAGATGATCTCGTTCTTGTCTACGAGCAGGCCGGTCTTGCTGGACATCTGGGAGTTGACGTACACCGGGATGCTCAACAGGTAGGGCAGGGCGTCGGAGGTGCCGGCGCCGAGCAGGCCGAGGTTCCCGCCGGATGAGACCTGCTTCATCTTGCGCAGGATGGCCCACGCGTCGGGCGCCATAACCCATGCGGTGGGGGTGGCGCCAGCTGTGTGCACGGTGCTCTCCAGATCGACCAGCTTGTCGATGTTGGTGGCCACGGCGGTCTGGGTGGATAGGCCGGTGTAGTTCTCCAAGCCGCCGATCGGTCGTACTGCGGGGCTGGTCGGGTTGGCCTCGGACAGGAAGCTCTTGTCGGCCAGTTTGGTGATGGACCGGGCGACCGATGCTGCCAGCTGTTCGGGGGTGCTGGTCTTGCGGTACTGGTCGCGGGTCATCTCGTGGTAGAAGCCGATTTCTTGTGTGATGACTTCGATTTCGCTGAGGCTGGGATCGGTGACCGTCAGGTCTGCGCCTTCATTGTGGTAGGCGGCTGCGGCGTCGGAGACGTAGCCGACCCGCATGCTCGGGGCGTCGCCTTCGATGGTCGCGGAGACCGTGGAGTGGGTGAGGATCGCGGCGTCGGGGAGAGCGTCTTGCGGGGCGAAAACGTTCTCGTCGGGCCGCCATACCTGTGCGGCTGTAGTGGTGGTTGTGGGTGCCATGAGTTACTCCAATGGTGTGCAAAGGGAATGGGTTTCGCGATCGCTTCGAGCGGTATCGCGGTGCACACCAGGTGCGGCGGTAGCGGGGGTGGAGCGCCTGGCTGTCACACCCGCTACCGCCGAGTTTACTACCCGAGTGGACGCTTACTGGCGGAACACGTCGGCCATGCTGCCGGTGGCCCGCGCCGCGGACGGGTTGCCTTGCTGCGGGTTGGGTTTGACGGTGCGTTGTACCCGGAACTTGATGGCGGTCTGGTCGATGAACTGGTCGACGGCGGTCATGTCGAGGTGTCCGTTGTCGTCGAGCAGGTCGGTGATGGTGATGCCGGCGGCGTCGAGCAGCTGGGGGTCGACGGCACCGGATTGTGCTGTGGAGGCTCGCCAGTTGATCAGTGCGCGCTGTTGGGCGGTGATTTGGTCGCGGAGCTGGTCGCGTTCGGCTTCGGCGGCGCGTAGTTTTGTGCGCCACTTGGCCGCTTCAGCGTTAGGCGACTGCTGATCGTCGTCCTGATCGTCCTCGGGGGTGGTGTCGACTTCGGTTGTCTCGGTCGTGTCCTCGGTGGGTTCGGTTGTCTCGGTCGTGTCCTCGGTGGGTTCGGTTGTGTCGGTGGTGTCCTCGGTGGGTTCGGTTGTGTCGGTGGGGGTCTGTGGAGTGGTCATGCGGATTTACCTTTCGTTGTCCCGGTCGGTCGGCCGGGAGGTTTGGGGGTGTTGAGCTGGCCGGCCACGACACCTTTGGGTCGGCGGGTGGCGGTCAGGGTGTCGAACCACGTCTGGCACGAGGCGAGTGCTGGGCACAGTCGGCACAGTCCGAGGGCTTGGGCGTGGCGCTGCTCGGTGGTCTCGGGGGCCTCGTGGGTGCCCTGCTCATCGAACAGGTGGTGCTTCCCCCTGCATCGTGCACCAGGAAGTGCGGGTGCTGCCCCGACGGCGGCCAGGAGGGCATCGAGCTGGCTCACGCGGTCACCTCGCCCTCGGCCGGCGCTGCCACCGGTGGCCTGATGAGCCATCGTCGTTCGGATTGCGAGGCGCCGTGTGCGGGTACGGACTCGATGAGCTCGGATTTGACGGCCGTCTTGCGGGCAAGGGTCCGCTCGATACCGTTGCGTTCGGCGTAGGCGTAGTAGTCGTTCTGGTCGACCTCCGTGGTGTTTGCCGGGAGCTGTTCGAGGTAGTCGGTGAGGACCTTCGACGGCCCGAAGAGACGCTCCCCGGTCAGCGACCACCACGTGGTGCGTTCGTCGCGTACCGCTGTGATGTCGGCATGCGCGGATGCCGCCACCCGGATGTTCTGTTCCTTGTATCCGTAGGCCTCGCCGGCGGCGATAACAGCAAACGGATTGAGGCGTGTGGCGCCGGATGCGAGCGCTTTCGAGACGTACTCTTCAAACCACTTTCGGCACGACACCTTTGGGCGCTCGGAATCGTGCGACCTGCGAGAATCCAGGTCGGTGATGGTAGCCCCGGGGTCAACCTTGACCCCAAGGGTCAACCTATCTGAGCTGGGAATATCGTCCTTGACCCTGGGGTCAACCTTGACCCCAGTCGATAGTGAGTACCGTTTCCCGCGAGGCAGTTCCTCAGCCAGTACCTCCCCAGATCGCAGCAAACTCGCGATGACATCTGGGAACAGCTCTTTGTACTCCCGTTTGCCGATGCGGCTATGGACAGTTCCGTGAGTTGCTGGTCCTTCGCTGAGGATGCGGAAGATCCGGCGACGGACTACCTCGGTGCGGCGATCGTCGATGATCTCTTCCCCGACCGCCTTCGCGATGGACTTCTCGCGCAGCTTTGCCCGCGCGGCCTGTCGGTCGTATTCGAGCACGGCCGCGCGGGTGGCGTCCGACTTGGCCATGATGTGGTCTGACAGCTCCCAGTCGACACCGGAGACGACCATTCGGTGATCGAGGATCGCCAACGCCGCGGCGACCTTGAGTCGGGTCAGGGTCCGGTGGCCGTCGATGGCGTCGAGCTGCCCTCGCTGGTTAGCGAGCAAGCCGGCGGCGACATACTCGCGGATTTCCGGCGTGCCGTACTGGATAAGCGTCTGGCTTCCGGACAACGCCCACGACGGCAACGCCGTGTCCAAGACACGATCTGGAGTAGGTCCGGGTTCTTCTGGCATGTCCGGATCGGTGACCAGCACCCACAATTGCCGTTGCGGCGTCCCGCCGGATACGTCGTCGAGAAGAACGCCGCAGTGGCCGAACTGCGCGCTGATGGACAGGCAGAGCCGATACGAGTCGGCGGGGACTGACCGTGAGGTGGCCGACGATGCGCCCTTGCTGCCCAACCGGTCACCGGTCAGCGCTGCCTTGATCGCGGCCCTGGTGTTGTTGCCCTGCCCTGCATTGAGAGCTGACAGGTGGTCGATTTCCGACACAGAGATGAGTGCGCGCGTGATCCGGTCTTCGGGGTCCTTCTGTTCCTTGAACAATTCGGCGATGCCCTGTCCCGAGCCGAGGCCTTCTTCGTGAATGTCGGCGGGCCACACGACGCGGCTGAGCTTGTCGGTGACGCCTTTGCCGGATCCCGACCGCCCGATGAGGACAAGCCCCATGTTGAGAGATGCCGGCGCCGGCGGGCCGGGGAGCATCACAGGGTGGCCGGTCGATGCGATCACCCGGAGCAGAACAGCACATAGCAGCGCCCACGGTGCCACGTAGCTTGCTCGTGCCCATTGGTGAATCAGCTTGATCTGGTCTGTGGCCGACCAGAATTCGTCTTCGTTCACGATGCTCTCCTGGGGATGTAGGCGGGGCCACGGCCCTGGGCGATGCGCTTGCTCAGCGCGGTCCAGTCAGCGGCACTGCAGATTTCGCGGCTGGCTTCAGCACGATGTCCTTGTACGACATCGTGGTTAAGTGCTTCCCGGACACCGCCGAGCACCAGGGCCATGAGCTTGCGGGCGTCGTCGTCGGGCATTCCGCACCACGCGGGTGTGCCAGGTAGGGGCAGATGGTCGAGGCCGACACCGTGGCTGGTGGCAAGGCGTTCGGCGAAGCTGTACACCTCGAACCAAGACACCTGTCTGGAAGAGATGGTTGAACCATGTCTTCCAGTTATTGCGGGAGTGCCCGCGCCACGGTCGGCGCGGGCCTCCATGTTCTTCTGGTCGGTCACTACTGCGCCTCGCGGGCCGGGATCACGAAGATGCGGTTGCATGAGTCGCAGCAATCACCGTCGGCGGTCACCGGGTCGGCATTGTTGGCGCCACAAGGCCAGTCGGCCAGTTCTTCGCCGCAGATGCAGCACAGCCGTGGCGCGGTGACGAGTTCGATGACGTTCACTGCTCACCGCCGATCAGATCGACCGCGGCCCGCAACACATCGGCCAACTCCAGTGCCTCCGCAGGCGAGAAGCCAAGCGCTACCGAGCGCCATTCTTTGCCCGCATGGATGCTGGTCAACGTCACGGCTACCTTGGCGATCCCAGTGCCGTACAGCTCCGCTGAAACCAGGGCGGCGGCGGGCGCCCACTGATCTGCGTTGATGCGGTTACCGGGCGCTTGCTTGACTGCAACCCTGGCCGGCCGCGAGCTGTAGCACGTCGAGATGTACGACTGCCCAAAGTCATCCTCGTCGGGATCTGCCCACGCTGGCCGTGGGAACGGGAGCATCGCCTCGGCGTCACCGTCGTGGTAGATGATGCCGTCCCACTCGGCCAGCTCCTCCCAGCGGGCCAGCGCCGGGTTGGGCGGGTCGAGGTCGACGGGTTCGAGGTCCACCGGATCGACCACGACCTGCTCGACGGCGGGCTTCTTCCGTGCGGTCATCGGGTCACCTCGGTGGCGGCGATGCGGGTGGCGGCCTTGTCGATCAACCGTTGCGCGGCGATCAGATGGGCGCGTGCGGTCACGAGGTCGACAACCGCCGGCAACGGGGCCTCGTCGGGCATCACCTCGAAGGCATCCTCGATGTCCTCGAAGGCGTACCGGGCATGCTGGGCAACTTCCGCCAGAGCCAAACCGAAACTGTGGGCGTCGGGCTCCAGGGCGTCATCCTCGCGCCCTGCTGCGGACTCGGGTGGGGTGTAGGACTCGCAAAACGCGTAGATATCGCCGGTATCGACCGGCACAGTGCAGTGGATGCACTCGCTGACGATCTGGCCGTTGCCGAGTTGCATCCGCCCGTCGTCGAGCACACGGTGCAGATGTCCCCGCACATCGGTCTGCCACGGCCCAGCGGTAGCACCTTCGGGCAATGGCACCGGGGCCAGCAGATCGCAGTCATTGGCGGCGGCTACCGGCACAGAGCCGGGAGTGGGTACAGTCATG
Coding sequences within:
- a CDS encoding DUF2742 domain-containing protein yields the protein MSWFEVYSFAERLATSHGVGLDHLPLPGTPAWCGMPDDDARKLMALVLGGVREALNHDVVQGHRAEASREICSAADWTALSKRIAQGRGPAYIPRRAS
- a CDS encoding IS3 family transposase, translated to MSRFELMAAECASHDVTRMAQLLGVSTSGYYKHRYRLSASEPTPRVQRRRDLEVKILTHHKDSGGTYGSPRITADLHDAGERVSVNTVATIMADLGIEGISPRTFKTTTVVDPCASFPPDLVGRRFDQGRIDAVWSSDITYLSCGEGDMYLCAIRDEHSRRVLGWAVDDHMRTGLVTTAVDRAVFTRGGHVKGVILQSDRGTQYTSHDMAAAASAHGLRRSMGATGICWDNAGAEALWSTFKHEYYYRHTFATMAELIAAVDNWMRFYNHQRRHSAIGMRSPITYERSLNVTLEAS
- a CDS encoding transposase → MSGRRRSFTPEYRVEAAHRVIDSNRPVAEVALELNLHENLLHKWVSQERRRMAAAEGGGVADPGDGQSLSPDERAELVRLRVKVTEQAKDIAFLEKASAYFAGKHLK
- a CDS encoding ABC transporter ATP-binding protein, whose amino-acid sequence is MPELAIELRDVVREYKVGGQIVRALDEISLQLNGGQFVSIIGPSGAGKSTLLHLLGALDSPDSGSITFDGEEIGRLGDEQQSAFRHHRVGFVFQFFNLLPTLSAWENVAVPKLLDGVRLGKVKPQAVELLDRVGLSNRTEHRPSELSGGQMQRVAVARAMMMDPPLILADEPTGNLDSTTGAAILTLLGEVAHEEGLGRLVVMVTHNAEAAAATDRVITLQDGRLGSDEMSVVPG
- a CDS encoding hemerythrin domain-containing protein, which produces MESPTQPTTSIRVTPRHDGDPAPDLLGITLAHRAMITDVGRVAELTEDIAEGRILCAPNRAQALARYVDLLCDSIHHHHRLEDQVLWPVIKASAGNDVDLTELTEDHTALDPRLDGILALANSFRQSGGHDISAIPLKAALQELHTMLRDHIADEERALFPVIRRHVSVANWAMVEKAAQRGGRLSFNGPRTLAVMTDDERAALADEVSPVLLALIKLMAVRHRRFERRVFG
- a CDS encoding phage major capsid protein, translating into MAPTTTTTAAQVWRPDENVFAPQDALPDAAILTHSTVSATIEGDAPSMRVGYVSDAAAAYHNEGADLTVTDPSLSEIEVITQEIGFYHEMTRDQYRKTSTPEQLAASVARSITKLADKSFLSEANPTSPAVRPIGGLENYTGLSTQTAVATNIDKLVDLESTVHTAGATPTAWVMAPDAWAILRKMKQVSSGGNLGLLGAGTSDALPYLLSIPVYVNSQMSSKTGLLVDKNEIISAVSGLEVDVDHSAAFKAVKVAVRGTWRIGYGVPRPDRIGKFVLT
- a CDS encoding nitroreductase family deazaflavin-dependent oxidoreductase; translation: MPSSIANSIAVVAERIAATLGPRAMRVIAHINKYVTNPLQRLWAPWLPYMAVIEHTGRMSGKPYRTPVMVFVDNKSVSVVLNYGEHSDWVRNVRAAGTAEVRHRGRHYQLTNPRIIPATDQKARLVASLAPRV